The sequence below is a genomic window from Cytophagia bacterium CHB2.
GTGGCAGAGGGTAATATAGCGAATACCTTGCTGATAGAATTGCCGCAAGCGGGTAAGATCGTTTCCAATCGGCGTGCCGTTTTCCAGGCTCATGATCACGGCGTGTTTGCCGGCTTTGCTGATGCGCAACACCTCATCAGGAGAATAGGCGAACTCCGCCAGCTTCGGATGGGCTGTGACAATACGATTGAGCATCTTGATCAATCGCTGCGCCTCGTTGAAGGCGCCGTTCGGTTGTGCGTTGAAACGATTCGAAACAAAAATCGCAAAGAAAGAAGCATCCAGGCCGCCTTCCTGGGCGCGAATGAAATCAAAGTGGCCCGAGGAACGTCGTTGGGAAAGGTCAGAAGTGGAGCCGGTTCTGGTCAAATGATAGAGAACATCGATGTGGGCGTCGATCACCAGCGATTTCGCATGGATGATCGACGCACGTTTGGTTGTACTCCCCGCACTGGGTCGCGTTTGCTGCGCCGGGACAACACTGGCAATGAAAAGGCTGAGAAGGACGGCCCGGATGATCATCTGAGGCGAATCAAGTCTCCGGTGGGAGTGATGAGCATGAGTTTGGCAAAATCGTCGCGCACCAGCAGGGCTTGCAGATTGGCGCGCCGGGTGCGGGTGAGATAAGCTTCGCAAGAATCCTCGTTGGCATTGTGCCGGATGAAAACGAATGCGGTATCGCTCGCAATGCGATTGAAATGAACCGTGAATTCATGCACTCGGCAGCCGCCGCTGTACGAAACTGCCGTACGCAACACCTCGCCGTCGAGCGCGGTGGAATCTGCGTGCAACGTGTAGCCGTCGCCGAAATCCAGCTCATACGCCAGAGGATCGAATGGCATCAACTTTTCGCCTACGGTGAAATTTTCCGAAATGACATGAGCCACACGTGTGCTGTCGTTTTCAGGATGAACCTGCAACAACAGCCGGAAGGTACCGGATAATTTTTCATAATTCAACCAGTATCCGTGCAGGTCGGCGCCCGGTGCAATCGTGAATCGCCGCACGCCCTTTGTTTTTGTTGCACGATGAATCCGCTGCCTTGCGCCGCGAGCAGCCAATCACCGCCCATGCCATCGGCGCCGGTTGCCGTGAACGAATATGAACTCGGATTGCTCAGTTGAAAGTTGACGGCTTCATCGCTTGCGAACACAGGCTTGTCGATCTGCAATTTCAAATTCATGCCTGAAAGCCTGAAACCGTGCTGCTCGAACACCGGCAAATCCTGCTGATTGATTTGCAGGAAAGCGCCATAGCCTGTCGGACACGAGCAGGCGGCGCAAACAGCGTCAGCTATTGCCTCTTTGCGATAATCGCCAAAATCCGCACCGCGCTTGAGGAAGTACATGCGCAAAATATCGCGTTCACGTTCATGTGGATATTGTGAGGGATCATTGCCATGCTCTTGCAACCATTCGTGTTGCCAGGGATTGGTGAGGCATTGCAGTGGCATGATTTCCACCCAGATTTGTGCACCGAGGCGCGCAAATGGCTGGTTGAGTTGGGCCTCCACCGGTCCGGTGGCAGTGTGATCACAAGCCGTGAACAGAATCAGGATCAACACAGCGGCGGCGTGAGCATGGCGTTTCATGAATTGTCTCATATCTTGACCTGGGTTATGCTTCACAGCATGACATGACGGTGAAATTTTCGGGACGCAACAAATAGACGAAGGCGCCTAATTTTGTCAAAGAGACAATATTATTGAACCACTGCAAGCTTGCGCGTTTGCGCGAAGCTGCCCGCCGTCAATTTGTAAAAATAAACGCCGCTGGGCACGTGTTCGCCGCGCCGATCGCGGCCGTTCCAGGTGACGACATAATCTCCCGGGCCTTGCCGGCGCTGCACCAGCGTGTTGAGCGCGCGGCCGAGGATATCGTAAATTGTCAATGTCACTTGCGTCTCCCGCGGCAGACGATAGTGAATTGAAGTTGTGCTCAAGAACGATTCAGCGCTGGCCGGTGCAAACGGGTTAGGATAGTTTTGCATCAACTCGAACGTTTGTGGTGACGAAGGCGAAATGGGATCATCAACACCCGTCGGGACGTTCTCGCCGTTGATGATGGCGCTGGCCAGGGGATATTCAATCACAGCAAAGCCCAGCAGCTCGCGCTTCACCGGGCCGAGGTTCGGTGCATACCATTCGATCCAATCATTGTCCGCGCCGAAAAATTTAAAGTAGAAACGATAGCACGGAAAAAAACGCCCGGCGCCGACTTCGACGGTATCAGTCGTGCTTTCCAGCGTTACCGTCCATTCGGCCAGACGTTTGGGGCCGTAAACGTGCCAACTCTCGCCAATTTTTGCGCCGAATTTGAGCCAGACTTGCTCCTCATTCTCGTGACGTACGATTAACTCTAACGAATCATTCATGCGCAGCAGAGGGCGGGAGAATTCGCGGAATTGATCGAATCGGTAATAAAGATATCCGTCGGCGCGAACGGTGTCGATGATGGTTTCCGTCGTCGTGCCCGGAAAGTTTGAGCCGAAGGTCCATGAGTTGCCCAATGCCAAAGGCAGATATGAAACCGAATCCAGGTACTTCAAATCTTCGGAAGCATAAACGGCCGGCCGTGTGCGGGTGCAGAGGTTCGTGGATAAAAACTCCTTGTCAAACTGATGGGCGTAGATGAGGTAGGTTTCCCCGACCACGAAATCATAGCCGCAAGAGGCTTCGCTGAATGCAGTGAAAAGCGTGTCGGCCTGCTCTTTATTGCCTTTCCAGATTTTTGCAACTTCGATATGTGCACGCCGCTGATGTTCCGGCACGAGTTCTTCAAATGAAATTATTTTCCCGAGAAAAACGGCGTCAGCCTCGGCAAAGGCCTGCGCCGGCGGTCGCAGTGGAAGACAGGTGCATGCGGCTGACTCCTTTGCTCCGATAAAAGAAAAAAACACCAGTACGGCAAAAACGGATAACATTCTTGCAAACATGAATTCTCCTCAGGAATGAGGTTCGGTATAATGATGTTGGTTTTTGGACTTTTTCATGCTTTTGCCGCTGCCATTCAGTTGGGAATCCTGTGACGTCTTGAGAACGCAAGGCTAATTGAATGCGAGCCGAGTACTTCACAAGAACGCAACTCAAATGGATTGCGAGCCGAGTACTTCACAAGATTCCTTCTGAATGACATGCAATGGTTTCTGCTTTGGCTAAACGTTGCAGTGCTAAACAATTTGCTAATGTCTCAATCCGCGATAAACGCGAATTCGATGATTGGCGCACATTCGCGTCGATTCGCGGTTGCAGAACATGCGGTGTTATTGCAAGTATTCCATTTTTCCAATGAACAAAATGGTTTGCGAATGGCTGTCGCGAATGGCAAACAAGAACGGCCGATCTATCCGGAGGTAAGGCGGGGCGGAGACGACGCCGATGCCCACGGAAGTGGCTGCCGCGGCCTCAGTGCCCTCTTCATTAACTTCGACAAATGTCTTGTGTTTCACTTCGCTGATCAATACTCCGCCGGGTTGATACATTGCGCTAAAATTCGCAGCCTCGGTAAAAGCGATTGCCATCCCCATTTTTTTTAAAATTTCGTTCAACATCATATCGAATGTCAACTTGAATCTGGGCATGGCCAGCGCCAATTCCTGTTGCGTAAAGCCGTTCATCCAAGCCGCCCAATTCTCCGGACTGAAAGCCGAAATCAGTGAATCCAGCGAGACGCCGCGATGCGGCAGCAGAACCGTCATGCTGAAACCGGCATCGCCGTAGGGCAGATCGATCGCTTGAAAAGCCTGATTGGAATAAAAGCGGTGCAGGCCGGCTTTTTGGTGCATCATTTTGCAGGCTTGCTGCGCTCCGCTTGCGGTAGTGAACCAGTCGTCTTTGGTTTGCGCGGGATCGAATTGATACGTCCACGTGCCCTTGAAATAAATGGCATTGATGAGAAACATCACATGCTCGGGCTTGATTTCATTGATGATCTGCGGGATGCGGCCGCGGGTGTTGTCGTTCACCCAGGCGTTGATGAGATTGAGCGTGCCGGGCGCGTTGAAGTCAACGCCGCTGACCTGCGCGTTGAAATAAGTTTGGTTGCGCTCGATGAAATCCTGCTCAAAAGCCATCTCCTGGCGGTGCCAAATCGAGTTGGCGATTTGAAATTCCACCCGCGGGTCGAGTTGCATGAGCAGCGCGATCAAACTCTGATAGGATTGATTGATTTCCTCCTGCGACAAACCGGCCAGCTCCAACGTGTTTTGCATGGCTTCGTAAGTTTCGCCGCTCGCGCCGTTCAAGGTCATGCCCAAGGCCATGGCCACACTCAACGGCGAGATGAAAACGTTCTCATTTTTTCGCTGTTGCGCGACTTCACGAAAGAGCTTCAAGCCGAAGCTATTGTCCGAAGCGACCAGTTGTTTTTCGAACGAGGTCAGCTCGCGGAAGCTGCGGTTGTCCGGCGCGACGACATTGTGTTCGCATCGGACGAGCAGCAGGCTGACGCCGAGTAGAGCGACAATATTGTGCGGTTTGATTTTCATATTTTCCTCAGTGGTTGTTTTCGATCATGGCAGAGGATCGCCGCCCTCGCCGGCGAATTCAACCCGAGCGGCGTGACCATAAGCGCG
It includes:
- a CDS encoding serpin family protein; translated protein: MKIKPHNIVALLGVSLLLVRCEHNVVAPDNRSFRELTSFEKQLVASDNSFGLKLFREVAQQRKNENVFISPLSVAMALGMTLNGASGETYEAMQNTLELAGLSQEEINQSYQSLIALLMQLDPRVEFQIANSIWHRQEMAFEQDFIERNQTYFNAQVSGVDFNAPGTLNLINAWVNDNTRGRIPQIINEIKPEHVMFLINAIYFKGTWTYQFDPAQTKDDWFTTASGAQQACKMMHQKAGLHRFYSNQAFQAIDLPYGDAGFSMTVLLPHRGVSLDSLISAFSPENWAAWMNGFTQQELALAMPRFKLTFDMMLNEILKKMGMAIAFTEAANFSAMYQPGGVLISEVKHKTFVEVNEEGTEAAAATSVGIGVVSAPPYLRIDRPFLFAIRDSHSQTILFIGKMEYLQ
- a CDS encoding T9SS type A sorting domain-containing protein is translated as MFARMLSVFAVLVFFSFIGAKESAACTCLPLRPPAQAFAEADAVFLGKIISFEELVPEHQRRAHIEVAKIWKGNKEQADTLFTAFSEASCGYDFVVGETYLIYAHQFDKEFLSTNLCTRTRPAVYASEDLKYLDSVSYLPLALGNSWTFGSNFPGTTTETIIDTVRADGYLYYRFDQFREFSRPLLRMNDSLELIVRHENEEQVWLKFGAKIGESWHVYGPKRLAEWTVTLESTTDTVEVGAGRFFPCYRFYFKFFGADNDWIEWYAPNLGPVKRELLGFAVIEYPLASAIINGENVPTGVDDPISPSSPQTFELMQNYPNPFAPASAESFLSTTSIHYRLPRETQVTLTIYDILGRALNTLVQRRQGPGDYVVTWNGRDRRGEHVPSGVYFYKLTAGSFAQTRKLAVVQ